In Myxocyprinus asiaticus isolate MX2 ecotype Aquarium Trade chromosome 46, UBuf_Myxa_2, whole genome shotgun sequence, a single window of DNA contains:
- the LOC127435798 gene encoding acyl-CoA 6-desaturase, translating into MGGGGQQTEQISGTDRRFSTYTWEEVQKHTKRGDQWIVVDRKVYNVSQWVKRHPGGLRIIGHYAGEDATEAFTAFHPDLQLVRKYMKPLLIGELEASEPSQDRQKNAALVEDFRALRERMEAEGCFKTQPLFFILHMAHILLLEAVALLMVWYLGTGWMNTAIVAVLLATAQSQAGWLQHDFGHLSVFKTSRWNHLVHKFVIGHLKGASAGWWNHRHFQHHAKPNVFKKDPDVNMLNAFVLGDVQPVEYGVKKIKNLPYNYQHKYFFFIGPPLLIPVYFQFQILQNMIAHGLWVDFLWCISYYIRYLLCFTQFYGLFGAVLLFNAVRFLESHWFVWVTQMSHIPMNIDYEKHHDWLNMQLEATCNIEPSFFNDWFSGHLNFQIEHHLFPTMPRHNYWRAAPHVRALCDKYGVTYQEKTLYRAFADVVRSLEKSGELWLDAYLHK; encoded by the exons ATGGGCGGCGGAGGACAGCAGACGGAGCAAATCTCCGGTACCGATCGGAGGTTCAGCACTTACACATGGGAGGAGGTGCAGAAACACACGAAGCGCGGCGATCAGTGGATCGTGGTGGACCGGAAGGTTTATAATGTGAGCCAGTGGGTGAAACGACACCCCGGAGGATTGAGGATCATCGGACACTATGCTGGAGAAGATGCGACG GAGGCATTTACTGCATTTCATCCAGACCTTCAGCTGGTGAGGAAATACATGAAGCCGCTGTTAATCGGGGAGCTGGAGGCGTCTGAACCCAGTCAGGACCGGCAGAAAAAT GCTGCCCTTGTGGAGGATTTCCGAGCCCTGCGTGAGCGTATGGAGGCTGAGGGCTGTTTCAAAACACAACCTCTATTTTTCATCTTACACATGGCTCACATCCTGCTCCTAGAGGCTGTTGCTCTGCTGATGGTGTGGTACCTGGGAACCGGTTGGATGAACACTGCCATTGTTGCTGTTTTACTGGCCACTGCACAG TCCCAGGCTGGATGGTTGCAGCACGACTTTGGTCATCTCTCTGTATTTAAAACCTCTCGATGGAATCACCTGGTGCACAAATTTGTCATCGGACACCTGAAG GGAGCGTCGGCGGGCTGGTGGAACCATCGTCACTTCCAGCATCACGCTAAACCAAACGTGTTCAAAAAAGACCCGGACGTCAACATGCTCAATGCGTTTGTATTGGGAGATGTGCAGCCTGTGGAG TACGGGGTTAAAAAGATCAAGAATCTGCCCTACAATTATCAACACAAATACTTCTTCTTCA tTGGACCACCTCTCCTCATTCCGGTCTATTTCCAATTCCAGATCCTTCAAAATATGATCGCACATGGTCTTTGGGTG gACTTTTTGTGGTGTATTAGTTATTACATTCGATACCTGCTGTGTTTCACACAGTTTTATGGCTTGTTTGGAGCAGTGCTGCTGTTTAATGCCGTCAG GTTCTTGGAGAGTCACTGGTTTGTGTGGGTGACCCAGATGAGCCACATCCCCATGAACATCGACTACGAGAAACACCACGACTGGTTGAATATGCAG CTGGAGGCGACCTGCAACATTGAACCATCCTTCTTTAACGACTGGTTCAGTGGACACCTCAACTTTCAGATCGAGCACCA TCTCTTCCCCACAATGCCCCGGCACAATTACTGGCGCGCCGCACCTCATGTACGTGCTTTATGTGACAAATATGGAGTTACGTACCAGGAGAAGACCTTGTACCGGGCATTTGCAGATGTTGTCAG GTCATTGGAGAAATCTGGAGAGCTTTGGCTGGATGCTTACCTCCACAAATAA
- the LOC127436223 gene encoding leucine-rich repeat-containing protein 10B-like — MGNSSRKEGEEEGGEEKEKEKGDEEEVAEKEEEEEVVVEDEELPLGVDELLASGDPVLDLSYYKFRRLPRQVLDLQHLEKLYVCGNRLRDVPKRIVQLQGLRTLALDFNKLEDVPLSVCQLTNLTCLYLGSNRLMSLPPEMRNLHSLRCLWVESNYFQRFPKQLYDLPRLRSLQIGDNRLRTLPSDLWRMEALRGLWLYGNRFQEFPRVLLKMEQLEILDLDRNRISEFPNLHHLPALRLFSYDHNPVKEPPRVGEEVFLVGEGAEEVLQSRERKREAKEHAEKEAEEAAAAAAAAANPVIHGILKKLRMSSALNLAAAKEKATNGGVPSSATEGDEDEPQSKDEEADPERQGVALDEAELEYEEEGLGYEREELIYEGEDYEGYGGAGLEYERAEMDYEYEGEELEENAQGGGA, encoded by the coding sequence ATGGGCAACTCGTCTCGAAAAGAGGGAGAGGAAGAAGGCGGCgaggaaaaggaaaaagaaaagggaGATGAGGAGGAAGTAGCCGAgaaagaggaggaagaagaggtGGTCGTTGAGGACGAAGAGCTGCCGCTCGGAGTTGACGAACTCTTGGCAAGTGGAGACCCGGTGTTGGACTTGAGTTACTACAAGTTCCGCCGGCTTCCTCGTCAAGTCCTGGATCTGCAACATCTGGAGAAGCTCTACGTATGTGGAAACCGTCTTCGGGACGTCCCCAAACGTATCGTGCAGCTGCAGGGCTTGCGTACCCTGGCGCTTGATTTCAACAAGCTTGAAGACGTCCCGTTGTCGGTGTGCCAGCTGACCAATCTCACCTGTCTCTACCTGGGCAGCAACCGGTTGATGAGTTTGCCTCCAGAAATGAGGAACCTTCATAGCTTACGCTGCCTTTGGGTTGAGAGCAACTACTTCCAGCGATTCCCCAAGCAGTTATATGACCTTCCCCGTCTACGCTCATTGCAAATCGGGGACAACCGTCTACGCACCCTGCCTTCGGACTTATGGCGCATGGAGGCCCTGCGAGGACTCTGGCTATACGGAAACCGCTTCCAGGAGTTTCCACGCGTGCTCCTCAAGATGGAGCAACTGGAGATCCTGGATTTGGACCGTAATCGGATATCGGAGTTCCCCAACTTGCATCATCTTCCGGCACTGCGGCTCTTCTCCTACGACCACAACCCTGTCAAGGAGCCGCCACGTGTTGGGGAGGAGGTGTTTCTTGTTGGCGAAGGCGCTGAGGAGGTCCTGCAGtctagagaaagaaagagagaggcgAAAGAGCATGCGGAGAAGGAGGCGGAGGAGGCGGCGGCCGCGGCTGCAGCAGCGGCTAACCCCGTTATTCACGGAATACTCAAGAAACTTCGAATGAGCTCCGCTCTTAACCTGGCAGCCGCCAAGGAGAAAGCAACAAACGGTGGAGTTCCATCATCAGCCACAGAGGGTGATGAAGATGAACCACAAAGTAAAGATGAAGAGGCGGATCCTGAGAGACAAGGTGTGGCGCTTGATGAGGCGGAGCTTGAGTATGAGGAGGAGGGTCTAGGGTATGAAAGGGAGGAGCTAATATATGAGGGGGAAGACTATGAAGGGTACGGAGGGGCGGGATTGGAGTATGAAAGAGCGGAAATGGACTATGAATATGAAGGGGAGGAGCTGGAGGAAAACGCGCAAGGGGGAGGAGCTTGA